The window AGACATATTGGCTTAACTAAAAAAGTCCGGAAATCATTGATAAAATAAAGTGAATTATCGGGTAATTTCAAAAGCAGATCTTCGAAAAACTCATATTAATCATGTTTCCTTTAGGGTAATGATTGAAATATTATCAGTGAAAATTTATTTATTGCATTTGTCATTGAAATTGGAAGCTCTAAAACAAAACACCAATAACCTCTCTTCCACTTTTCATCCACTTCAATAACACCTATCAACATTTCAATATATATTGTTTGCAACAACACTTGACTTAATCTTTAACGCAACGCACACTCATTCCATACTTTTTCTCCACATACTGTCTGAATACTTCTGATGTTTTATAGTCGAGATAGCGATACCATGCTTTATTATTATCAGCACTATTTTCTGAAGCGGTCCACCAAAAACCGGTATAGAAGCGACCGGGATATCCGTACTTCCCGTTGTAGAGACGACAGGACCCTGATAAGGCAGTAAAACCACTGCTGTTCGTTGCCCATACGGGATCAAATCTGTTCCAGTTATCCGTTCCTTCTGCTTTTAAAGCATCGCCTTCAATGGAACCTCTCCATCCTGTCTTTACAATTTCTGATGATTCCATACCAATAGCACTTTCCAGTTGCTTCCAGTCCTCATCTGTAGCAATATGCCATCCATCAGGAGCAAGACCGGCTGTATTGGAAACGGCTTCCCAATTGTAAAGGTATCCCATCGCTGTGGTAGCATCCGGATGAACAGAATAACCGGCAGCACCCTGACTCCAGGTGGTATCTTCTACTAATTCATTCACAGCCTGACCGTCACGATAATGTTTTACTCTCAAATTCTCGGCCATCCACCACTTACCACCAATCAACACTGTTTTGTAAATATTCCCATCTACATCGATCATGGTTCCTGTTTCCAGCACGGGCGTGGTTTCGTCATCGTCCTTACAAGCACTAAATCCTAATACAAAGTAGAGGAGGAAAAACAACAGAAATCGCAATGATGAATTGTTTCGGAAGAATTGAATTGAATTATTCATGATAGCTGCTATTAATTATTATTTCTCTTTACAATACGGATACTCCGGTTCAATTGATCTCCGGTTACTCTTACCAGATATACGCCATCCTGCAAAAAGGTTATGTCATGATCGGAGAGGGTAACTTTATCACTTAAAGCAATACGATCTGCATAAACTAATTCGCCCATGGCATTATACACTTCAAGGGTTGCTTGCTGCTTTTTATCCGCATACAATTCAACGGTAAGTGGTCCAATGCTTGGATTCGGATAGACCAAAACGTTAGATGATGCAAATCGGCCCAGATTTAATGTTGGACATACCAACGAAATATCAAGATCATTGCAGTAACCGGGGTAACAACAAAGTGTACTAATATTAAAATTAGCGTTCGGATTATAGTTACAGGCCATTGTATCCATACATCCAAAAACGATCAGCGTTTTACAAGAATCTTCTTCCAGACAAGTATATGAACCACTATACTCCAAATACATGGGATCATTACATCCACATGCCAGAGGGTACGAAAGAAAAGGACTCACAACTTCACCGGGCCGAAGGGTATCGTCAGTGGCAACATAATCTACCAGCACCGTATTTCCGTTGATATCGGTTTGTTCAAGTGTTAAATTCAATTCAAATTTAAGTTCACCGGTAGTGGTCAGTTGAGCTACTAAGACTCTGGAGCTATCCTGACCTGGCCCTTCCACACCCAACGTTTGCTGCAATGCACAACCGTAACATTTGAATACATTTCCAATACTGTCCGCACCGAAGATGGTAGTATCATTACCAAATCCATCCTTAAAGCCGACATCTATCCAGGTTCCTTTCAAAATGGTGTTCGGCACTAGACCATCGGCAGTGGTAAGCGGCAAACCCATCAAAGGGTCAGTATTCACCAATAGTCCACCGGGGATGGATGCTGTTCCACCCAAATTATTGCTGCCGGCAACAATATCACCATCATTATCTTTTGACTTCAAAATTCCTTTATGCGTTTTAGAAGCAAGTCCCAACGTCAACCAGCTATCCAATGCAAGGGTAGGATTATCTTCGTACCAGGAGGCCTGTATTTCATAACCAAATTCATTGGATGGACGATCATTGTTATTGTAGAAAACGGAGTCACTCATGATCGAAAGCGGATGCAATGAATCTCCATAAACCTTACGCACTTTGCTTCCCGGTTCTAACTCCACATAAATTCTATAGGTTCTCGCTCCGAGCGGTAAGCTGCGTCCACCTGTATTATCAGTTATGTCGTTGACATCTGAGATATAATACGTTTCCACCGACAATCCCTTTATCTGCGCCATTGCTGAACATGCGGTGACGATCAGAATTGTTAATGTCATCACTAGTGCATCAACACCTATCCGGCAATTAAGTATTTCCTTTTTCATTTTACAGTTTATAAGTTAAACCCAAATTGATACTTGTACCCCAACGAAAGCTATCGAAATCCAATTTCTCATCTGTGTCTGTTTCAAACCGGCGTTGTATAGGCTGATTTAAGATATCCCTCACAGTAAGTGAAGTGGTGAAGTGTTTTCCCAACTGCTTTGAAATTTTAAAATCAATAACATTTCTAGGCATTTCATAAACATCGGGTACATTTTCTGTTGCAGCAATCACTAACCGCTTCCCTTGTATGTTATAGGAAACCGTGACATTTAATCTGCTTTTCTCAAAATTATAACTGACAATTGCATTAACAATATAAGGTGCTTGTCCATACATTGCGCGGACAAGTGTATCATAAGGTGTAAGCACGATGACACCATCTACATCCTTCCTGCTTTTCAAAATCACATTTGTTTCAGATTCTATCACAGCAACGTTTGCCCGGATCTCCAGATTTTTTGTCTACCTCTTTACACCCTCCACTTCCAAACCAACAACATAAGAGTCATCTACATTCGTCCAGGTATTTGCATCATTGAAATTCAACAATTCAATATGATTTTTAAACTTCTTATAAAAAGCACTTACGGATATGCTACTGGCATTTTTAAAGTATCCTTCCCAACGCAAGTCGAAATTATCTACATCAGCAGGTTTCAATGTTGAATTACCAAATACGAACGACCTTAATTCAAAATCCAGGATATTATTCTCTGTGATCTCGCGTATGCTGGGGTAGGCGGCTGTACGGCTATAATTTGCCCTTACATTAATTGATTTTGACTCGTCATCACGGTACTTATATACCACGTTCAGACTGGGCAATAATTTAGTAACGTTAATGATTCCGGGGTTCGCCAGGAAATTATCACCGGGGGCTTTTCTTCGAATGTCGCCGGGAGCATATCCCAATCTGTCGTATTCATAAATGTCGGCAAAGATGTCGACATGTTCAACCCGAAGACCTCCCGAAGCCCGCCATTTGTATGAAAGACTGTAATCAATCATAGCGTAATAAGCGATCACTTCACTGTAACCAATGGTTCTGTTACCGGGAACATCATTTTCAATATAAATAATATTCGATCTTCTCTTCGGCAATCCTTGAAAATCATAAGACTGAATGCCGAAGTTTGAAGGATTCAAAAACGCATCCATGTTATTATCCGGTATTAAATATGAACCTGTAAGTATATTACCGCTACTATCCGTTCCACCTAAAATATATTGGAATTGATTAAATTCACGATCGAGATACGTGTAGGCACCGCCTAATTTTATTTTACGACTTTTACCGGGCTTTTCTGCCAATGGAATTTCGATAGATAAACGGGAGTCAAACAAGTTCTCCCCCAGATAACGATAATCCCGGGTGTTCGGCAAATTTCCAAGGCCACTCAGCAATTGACCATTCAACAAGAATGTACTTAAACTTCGAAAATCAGGAATATCACTGTTACCTTCGGTATAAGAGGCATCCATATGAATTCTTGCCTTCGCAAAGGGAAGATAATGATCAGACGTTACCTGATAAATCAATTGCTGACGTTCTTCATAGAACTGATCATTTGAATAATAAATAGCATCCGGCTGATCTTCAAAAATACCTGTACCGACAATCGTTCTTAAATTATTTGATCCTCCTACATTGGGCATAAACAAAAATCCAACACTATGATTCGGATTAATCTTATACGAAAGTTTCATTAATGCACTCCAATTGTTTGATTCCCTTGTAAACTGCTGTGTTGAAAAAAAAGTATTTCCTTCTAACCTGAAGCGGTTCAATTTTGCATCATTGTCATATTGAACACTGTTGCCATACCTCAAGCCAAAAAGGAATCCGAGCGCACTTTGCTTTCCGGTTTTAATTTGGTTAGCAATACCAAATGACTGACTAAAATTTAACGGTGCTTTCCGTCTACCGATAAGCCATGAGTTTGAGAATTTTTTATTCTGTTCTGTAGCAGGTGTATTAATGGTGCTGAACGCATCGAGTGCTAATCCCGTTTGGTAGGTACTCAAAGCCTGGTTAAAAGCAGCAGGATCATTAATCAAGGCGGGTGCCAAAAGGCCTAATTCTACGAGACCCAATTTAAACAGATCAATACCGGCTTGCGATGTAGGATCCCAACTTTGAGTAATTCCTAAGCCCAGATAAAAATTACCAAGTCCAAGCGCAACCATTTCCTGAAACTGAGTAGGTCTTGCGACATAGTCAATAAAGCCACCATGAGAACGATCACGAGAGCCATCATCGAATCCCAGCCAATCCGTAGTACTTCTTTCTCCACCCAATACATTTTGAAACGTACTTTGAGTATTATATCCAATTTGTGTTTCCGCAGCTACAGTTAGTTGTTCCGGATAATCCTTCGTCTCGACCGAAACATAGGCCCCCGCCCAGCTTCCGGGTAAATCCGGAGAAGCGGTTTTGGTAATGATGATATTATCTACCAGATTAGCCGGAATGAAATCAAGTTTAATGTTATTAGTAAATGGATCCAATGTAGGTATCACCGAACCATTCACTGATGTCTTCAGATATCGATCGCCTATACCCCTCACCGTTATAAATCCTGCTGACGTATTTGAAACACCGGTCACCCGCGAAATGGCAGAAGTCACACTATTATCACCGGTTTTCCGAATCGTTTCAGAAGAAACATAGTCGATGGTTGTCGAGGATTGCTTCTTCATATTCTCCATATAATAATCAGCCGCCTTTACTGCCTTCGCAGAAATCTCTACTTCCTTTACTTCTACAGAAGAGGATTGCATCGTAAAATTCTTTACGACTACTTCATTATTGGTAAGTGTAATGGCTTCCTCTATCGTATTAAAACCAATATAGGTGACTACTAAAACAAAGGGAGCATTTTCCTTAATTGAAATGCTGTAGTTCCCATCCAGATCAGTCGCCGCACCTATTGATGTGTTGCCCTTCACAACGAGTGTAACTCCAATAAGTGATTCACCGTTCTTATCTGTTACTTTTCCGCGAACAATACCCTGTCCAAAGGATTTACCAAGGGATAGTAGCAATACGATGAGCACTATAAATTTCTGCATAATCTACGTGAATAGAGCGGAGCGTTCAATTCAGGGACTATATGGATATGCTGTAGTCCGCTGCATCTAAACAATCGGTATAATTTATTTTATTTCCAGCAATTAATTTTTTACAACCCGACGAGTAGTAGTTTGACCATTCAATGAAAGTTCCACCATATAAATTCCGGGAGCAAAAGATGTCAAATCAATTTTCTCCATCATGTCTTGTTGCTGCACTCCCAAATCTTTACTAAACATCTGCTTTCCATCCAAAGAATAAATCCTGTAACTATAATGACCGGATTGTCTCGATGCGAAAATCCACATGCTGAATAAATCAAACGAGGGATTAGGATAAACGCTGAATGCGGGACCTTCCACTGTAAATTCCGGACTTCCGGTAGTAGAACAATAATTCAATCCCGGAAAAAGAATTTCAGCTCCTGTTGGATTGAGCGCTACATAATTCTCCACAATGCCCGGAGTTGGAGTGCGTAATTGAACATTCAATTGAAAACAAAAGGTGCCGTCGGTAGTTATTTGAGCAATCAATACTTTATTTTCGATCGTATCAGGACCATACGTTCCATTTAATGCCACCCAGGAGCCATTGAAAGTTGAAAACACAGGCCCATTCGTCCCATCATTCTGATTATCAAAAACGGCTAATTCATTTGTAATTCCTAACTCAGTAAATGCCTCCGGCGTACCGGCGATTAAGCCATCCTGCTGCGTTAATGGAATACCCGCGGCAGGATCTGCATTTTGCAATACCTGAGGTGTATAATTATTTACAATATTGCCAACACCGTTATCATCTGATTTAAGGATTCCCATATACCCGTTACAAGCTGCTCCTACGGACAACCATGAATCCAGCATCACCGTATTCTTCGCTGCATTTGTAAAAGAGAAATTTGGCGAGGTTGATCCACGATCTTCATTATTAAAAAACAACGTGGTGGTTTCAATTCTTAATTCGTGTGTAGGTACACCATAACATACCTGAAATTTATAGCCGGGCAACATATCTACATACACGCGATAGGTAACGGAACCCACCGGTAAAACTCCACCGTCCAGATTTGCAATTGTATCATTGCCGTCTGAAATATAATATTTTTCAACAATAATATTTTCAAGACCATTTTGGGCATTCAGATTCCAACTGCAGATAAGCAGGGCGAATACTAAAACTAAATTTCTCATTACTTTCAATTTTTTAGTTAAGATGATACTATAGATAATATTCATCATAGACTCCTACTGATGATATAAAATCATGAAGGGCAAAATTGAATAATTGAGATGGAAATGAGGTTGTATATACGTTATGTTTGGATTAACAATTCGTTATTGAAAAGACCTGAAGTAAGAATTAACATTTACCTAACATTGCAGAAAAGCAAATTTTTAATCTCCTTGTTTCTTCATCGCCGGCAGAAAGAAGTCCTCTGATCTTGTTTTTGCACCTAAAGCATCTATGGCAGTGGCTGAAACTTTAACACCTCTTCCTTCATACTTATAATTAAATTCAAAAGGCGCTTCTGTATCCATTGCAACCCATTTATCATTGATGTAGAAATCCACACCTGCAATTTTACCATCAGGATCATTTGCACTGGCAGTAAAGACTAAAGTTTGTGAGCCTGTCAACTTCTTCACATCCGGTCCGGCCAGACTTACCATTGGAGCTTTATTGCCGGGCGAACTCGTGTACTTCAATCCGGGAAATTCAACTTCTCCCTCTCCGGGATTCCTGGCAACGAACTTTTCAACTCCACCATTCGGAACTGCCAATTGCATATTCAATTCAAAACTCAATACCCCATCTGTTGTAAGTTGAGCAATGAGTATACGATTCTCAGGTTGTGGACCTACAGAACCACCATAACTTGCCCATGCTCCATCGCGTGTTGAAAACAACCCCTTCATCGAATCTTTGTATTGGTACTCAAAAATTTTGAGATCATGCTCCAGATTATAATATTGCGTGGCCGGTTGGTAACGTAAATATTTCATTCCATCCTTTTCTGATAAAGGTATGCCTGCTTCAGGATCGTTGTTTTTCAAAATACCATGAATATTCTTAGCAGCATAACTTATCACCGAATCATCATCTGCTTTCAACACTCCAAGATAATCAACGGTTGCTGCACCAACAGAAACCCAACTATCCAATAGAAGAGCACCATTCACTAACTGTAACGGTTGTATATCATTGGCAGATCTTCCATCACTAACAGCTGAGTTAAAAAATCGCGTGGTTGTTTCAATCCTTAATTCATGTTCCGGAACTCCATATACCGCCTGGAGTCTGTATACAGGCTGTAAATCAGCAAAAATTCTATACGTAACAGAACCTATGGGTAAATACCCTGTTGCATCTGCTCCAACTGTATCTTTAGCTGTAGAGATATAATACTTTTCTACAATAATTTTCTCCAGTCCACTTTGTGCATTGAGAGAAAAATAGCCGGTCATGATCAGACCGGCTATTAATATAGATTGCTTTAACATCATTTTATAATTTTCAGGTCATGCTATTAGCTTCACCGATGCAATTTTACACTTACAATTATTCAACAAGTAACTTCGACACGACGCTTTTCTCGCCCATCTGAAGTCGGACGAGATATACACCACCGGCAAATTGGTTTTCCATATTCACTTGCTTGAAGAGTTGACCCTCTATTACTTCCACTGCCTCTGAATACACCACTCGTCCCATCATATCTACAATGGCAATAGTGGCATTGGCATCAATGATGTCCTCTGATAGATAATTCAAAGTAAATGCACCGGTTGAAGGATTTGGATAAACACTCAGGGTATAATTTTCCTCTGATTCAACACCTTCGCGACAATTGATGACTACTTTTTTACCTGTAGACAATTTCGAACAACCAGCAGAACTTGTTACCTGCACTTTATATGTCCCGGCAATTTTTGCTTTGTAAGAACCGGTTGTAGCACCGGCAATATTGTTTACACCACGTAACCATTGATACGTCAAACCTGCACCACTGTTAGCGACTAATGTCACACTGTCACCGGCACAGAAAGTGAGTGGGCCCTGAGCAGTAATTGTTGCAGGAGGTGTTGTATTAACGGTAATGGCTGTTGCAGGAGATGCTTTAGTACATCCATTGGCATTGGTTACAATAACCTTATAGTAGTTATTTGAAGTGGTAGGTTGGAAACTGATATTTGTAGCCCCGGAAATCGGTGTTAAAGCAGCACCTTTTGTCCACTGATACGTTAATCCTGCACCGGCATTAGCCGTGATCGTACAAGCATTGGTTCCTGAACAGAAAGTAGTCGGACCGGTTACTGTTTTTGTAGCAGTTGGTAATGCATTTACAACAATGGCTATACCGGAAGATAAGTCAGTACAACCATTGATCGTAGTTGCTTTCACTTTATAAGTACCCTTTGTAGTTGGTACATATGTTAAACTGGTAGCACCTGCGATATTATTATTGTTCTTGGTCCATTGATAATTTAATCCGCCAATATTCTGTGTGCTTAGTGTACAAAGGTTAGATTGATTACAAAAAGTGGTAGGACCGGTAGCAGAAATAGTGGCAGTAGGAGCGGGATTTACCAGGGCAGTAATAGTATTTGATGTGGCAGGATTATTTAAAGCACCGGCAATACTGGAAGTCATGATACATTTCACCTGATCATTATTATTCAATCCCGTTAAAGTATATGTGGGACTATTTGTTCCAACATTAGCATTATTCTTTTTCCATTGAAAGGTTGGTGTTGCTCCGCCATTAGTTGGTGTAGCGGTAAACGTTACACTTGTTCCGGCACATGTAGGGAAAGCTGTGTTACTTACTATTGAAACAAGTGCAGTTGGATTGGAAGGAGCAGGATAGATAAGTCCCGGGAAAAGAATCTCACTTCCCACCGGATTTTCAGCAACGAAATTCTGAGAAACGCCCGGGGTTGGAGTACCCAATTGCACATTCAGCTTAAAGGAGAAAGTACCACTGGTTGTGAATTGAGCGATCAGTACTTTATTCGCAGCAGTAGGACCTGAAGCACCACCTAAAACTGCCCAAGAGGCATTAGTGGTAGAAATTAAGTTACCGGCATTACTTACATTATCAAACACGCTTAACTGTGCCGGTGTGAAACCGAGTACGGTAACACTTGCAGGAGTTCCGGTATAAAGACCATCCTGTGTGGTAAGTGGAATACCTGCGTTGGGATCCGCATTGGCAAGAATTCCATTCGCATTGATAACAGTAGCACCGCCTGCCGCAACATTGTCTTCTGATTTTAAAATACCATGATTTAATGCGCAAGCTGCTCCACCTGTTAACCAGGAATCGAGCATTACAGTGTTAAAACGAGCATTGTTTTTACTGTATGTTGGAACGGTTGATCCGAAATCTTCATTGTTAAAAAATGAAGTAGTGGTTTGAAAACGCAACTCATGACCAGCTACTCCGTAAGCTGCCTGAAAAGTATATCCCGGCAACATATCAACATAAATACGATAAGTGGTGGAACCACTCGGCAAAACACCAACACTTCCTGCAGCGTCAGCCGCATTGGAAATGTAGTATTTCTCTACAATTATACCTTCCAGTCCATTTTGCGTAAAACCTGACTTTGCCATGATAACAAAGGCCAGGAACAGTAATAGTTTTTTCATGTGTATTATTTTTAAGTATTGGTTTAGATTTTAGATTGCTTATGATGATAATTGAAGCGGAACCATCATAGAAAATCCAACGGCAAAACTACGGGGCAACAAGAATAAAATATACTATAAAACATTATCATTCTATTAACTTAATGTGACTAAAACCGGATTGTGTCTTGAATATTAAGTGATGGTTAAAAAAATAATAGTCTATTGTAAACAGTTCAATGTGCTACCTTATCATTGTTTCTATCTATTCATGGAGTTCGATTCAACACCTACTTTCGAAAAATTTTGAAGTAAAAACATTTACACTATTTACCACAATTTAATATCAAGGTAATTATTAGGACATCGTACTATTTGATTTTTGCAGCGTCTTCAAATTATATACACTTCAAATAAACTACTAAACCACTCTATTAAGCCGCGCAATAGTTTCTTAGTGCAAGGGTATAAAATCGCTGCTGCCAAGGGACCATCATCATTACGAGGAATGCTCAATAAAAACAAAAGAGAATAAAAATCCGGAATACCACTACCGGTTAAAACAGATTAAACCAATTAAGAAGTTTATATCATAATAAATATCAAATAGTTGTATTTTTTCGTTTGTTCCAAAAGGGGCCTGATTATCCGGCTCCTTTTTTCATTTGTGCTGGTTGATATCTCCTGCTGAAATGAGTAAGTAACAGAGAAAGCAAGGCTGAAAAAAATGATATTTGCATCTCTGAAAAATGAAAATACCGAATACGCGAAAAGACACGAATTTTCTCCTTAAAAAAAGCGGTATCGCTCTCACGGTAAAAGTGGGAGGGATCATCACGCAATACCTATTTGTTTTTACTGTTGCACGCTTACTCGGCCCGGGAGTATTGGGAAGTTTTACCTTGTCTTTCACTGTTTTACAATTACTTTCCATACTTGGATTACTTGGTCTTGACAATCTTCTCACACGGAAGGTAGCAGCCGCTAAAGCCGGAAATCGACCCGACGAGATAAAAAAAGCATTCCAGACCGCTTTAAAAATTACAACTTTCAGTTCCCTCCTCTTATCTGCACTCCTGTACTTTACATCGGACCTTATCGCGGTTCAACTCTTTGGAAAACCACAGCTGGCTCAACATTTAAGGATGATGTGCTTTGCCCTGGCCCCTTTTGTGATCATCAATATTCATGCTTCTGCATTCCGGGGAATGAAAAACATGATAGGATTTACCTTGTTTCGGGCAATTATCCCTCTTCTAAATGTTCTCTTTATCCTTATTAGTTGGTATGCTTCCTTGTCGATAAGTCCTGCGATGGGTTACTTATTTTCCTCTTTAATTGTCCTGATTTTTTATGTGATAGCATGGAGACGATTCAGCGCCGACCCCACAGACACCCTCTTACCGGAAAGTAGCGGTTCATGGAAAGAAATGGTAAACGAATCATTGCCGATGATGATTACCGGTTCTATTTTTTTTATTCTGAATTGGATAGACAATTTGGTTATAGGAATCTACCGAACCGAGGCTGAAGTTGGAATTTATGATACGGCGTTTAAAATTGCAGCCATTTCAGCGGTCGTTTTGATGGCCATGAATGCCATTCAGGGCCCCACCTTTGCAGAATTCCATAGTCAAAATGATCTCTCCAAACTTCGGCGCTCCATCTACACTTCTACCCGATTGCTCTTTTATGCCACATTGCCTTTTACTTTAATTATTATCGTCTTTCCCGAACTGATTTTATCGCTCTTTGGGGATGAATTCATCTCTGCCGGTACAGCATTAATCATCCTCACCATTGGTAATTTCTTTAGTACAATCACCGGTTCCGTAGGCATTTTACTCCAAATGACCGGACATCAGCGGCAATACAACATCATCATTCTGATCACTGCCATCACCAGTATTACTATGAACATCTTGCTGGTACCTGAATTTGGAATTACGGGAGCGGCCATCTCCTCTGCAACAGCCAAAATAATTCAGAACTTTGGAGGTGCTTATTACGTATACAAAAAGTTCGGATTCCTCTCCATCTATCTGCCCGGAATTCCCCGGCCTAAGGATATACCCACAATTAACCAATAATGAAACCTAATTTCCTGGTAGCAGGTGTAGCAAAATGCGGAACAACCTCCTTGTTCTATTATCTGGAACAACATCCGGAAGTATGCATCCCTAAGAAGGAAACATTCTTCTTTATCGCAGATTTTTACAAGAAGCCTTCTGACGATAACCGCGGAAGACGTGAGCCGTCACGTATTATTTTTACGAAAGACCAATATGATCAACTTTACCATAAATGTGATGGAGGAGCGATAGGAGAAGT of the Bacteroidota bacterium genome contains:
- a CDS encoding fibrobacter succinogenes major paralogous domain-containing protein; translated protein: MNNSIQFFRNNSSLRFLLFFLLYFVLGFSACKDDDETTPVLETGTMIDVDGNIYKTVLIGGKWWMAENLRVKHYRDGQAVNELVEDTTWSQGAAGYSVHPDATTAMGYLYNWEAVSNTAGLAPDGWHIATDEDWKQLESAIGMESSEIVKTGWRGSIEGDALKAEGTDNWNRFDPVWATNSSGFTALSGSCRLYNGKYGYPGRFYTGFWWTASENSADNNKAWYRYLDYKTSEVFRQYVEKKYGMSVRCVKD
- a CDS encoding T9SS type A sorting domain-containing protein: MKKEILNCRIGVDALVMTLTILIVTACSAMAQIKGLSVETYYISDVNDITDNTGGRSLPLGARTYRIYVELEPGSKVRKVYGDSLHPLSIMSDSVFYNNNDRPSNEFGYEIQASWYEDNPTLALDSWLTLGLASKTHKGILKSKDNDGDIVAGSNNLGGTASIPGGLLVNTDPLMGLPLTTADGLVPNTILKGTWIDVGFKDGFGNDTTIFGADSIGNVFKCYGCALQQTLGVEGPGQDSSRVLVAQLTTTGELKFELNLTLEQTDINGNTVLVDYVATDDTLRPGEVVSPFLSYPLACGCNDPMYLEYSGSYTCLEEDSCKTLIVFGCMDTMACNYNPNANFNISTLCCYPGYCNDLDISLVCPTLNLGRFASSNVLVYPNPSIGPLTVELYADKKQQATLEVYNAMGELVYADRIALSDKVTLSDHDITFLQDGVYLVRVTGDQLNRSIRIVKRNNN
- a CDS encoding carboxypeptidase-like regulatory domain-containing protein; translated protein: MQKFIVLIVLLLSLGKSFGQGIVRGKVTDKNGESLIGVTLVVKGNTSIGAATDLDGNYSISIKENAPFVLVVTYIGFNTIEEAITLTNNEVVVKNFTMQSSSVEVKEVEISAKAVKAADYYMENMKKQSSTTIDYVSSETIRKTGDNSVTSAISRVTGVSNTSAGFITVRGIGDRYLKTSVNGSVIPTLDPFTNNIKLDFIPANLVDNIIITKTASPDLPGSWAGAYVSVETKDYPEQLTVAAETQIGYNTQSTFQNVLGGERSTTDWLGFDDGSRDRSHGGFIDYVARPTQFQEMVALGLGNFYLGLGITQSWDPTSQAGIDLFKLGLVELGLLAPALINDPAAFNQALSTYQTGLALDAFSTINTPATEQNKKFSNSWLIGRRKAPLNFSQSFGIANQIKTGKQSALGFLFGLRYGNSVQYDNDAKLNRFRLEGNTFFSTQQFTRESNNWSALMKLSYKINPNHSVGFLFMPNVGGSNNLRTIVGTGIFEDQPDAIYYSNDQFYEERQQLIYQVTSDHYLPFAKARIHMDASYTEGNSDIPDFRSLSTFLLNGQLLSGLGNLPNTRDYRYLGENLFDSRLSIEIPLAEKPGKSRKIKLGGAYTYLDREFNQFQYILGGTDSSGNILTGSYLIPDNNMDAFLNPSNFGIQSYDFQGLPKRRSNIIYIENDVPGNRTIGYSEVIAYYAMIDYSLSYKWRASGGLRVEHVDIFADIYEYDRLGYAPGDIRRKAPGDNFLANPGIINVTKLLPSLNVVYKYRDDESKSINVRANYSRTAAYPSIREITENNILDFELRSFVFGNSTLKPADVDNFDLRWEGYFKNASSISVSAFYKKFKNHIELLNFNDANTWTNVDDSYVVGLEVEGVKR
- a CDS encoding T9SS type A sorting domain-containing protein, whose protein sequence is MRNLVLVFALLICSWNLNAQNGLENIIVEKYYISDGNDTIANLDGGVLPVGSVTYRVYVDMLPGYKFQVCYGVPTHELRIETTTLFFNNEDRGSTSPNFSFTNAAKNTVMLDSWLSVGAACNGYMGILKSDDNGVGNIVNNYTPQVLQNADPAAGIPLTQQDGLIAGTPEAFTELGITNELAVFDNQNDGTNGPVFSTFNGSWVALNGTYGPDTIENKVLIAQITTDGTFCFQLNVQLRTPTPGIVENYVALNPTGAEILFPGLNYCSTTGSPEFTVEGPAFSVYPNPSFDLFSMWIFASRQSGHYSYRIYSLDGKQMFSKDLGVQQQDMMEKIDLTSFAPGIYMVELSLNGQTTTRRVVKN
- a CDS encoding T9SS type A sorting domain-containing protein, with protein sequence MKKLLLFLAFVIMAKSGFTQNGLEGIIVEKYYISNAADAAGSVGVLPSGSTTYRIYVDMLPGYTFQAAYGVAGHELRFQTTTSFFNNEDFGSTVPTYSKNNARFNTVMLDSWLTGGAACALNHGILKSEDNVAAGGATVINANGILANADPNAGIPLTTQDGLYTGTPASVTVLGFTPAQLSVFDNVSNAGNLISTTNASWAVLGGASGPTAANKVLIAQFTTSGTFSFKLNVQLGTPTPGVSQNFVAENPVGSEILFPGLIYPAPSNPTALVSIVSNTAFPTCAGTSVTFTATPTNGGATPTFQWKKNNANVGTNSPTYTLTGLNNNDQVKCIMTSSIAGALNNPATSNTITALVNPAPTATISATGPTTFCNQSNLCTLSTQNIGGLNYQWTKNNNNIAGATSLTYVPTTKGTYKVKATTINGCTDLSSGIAIVVNALPTATKTVTGPTTFCSGTNACTITANAGAGLTYQWTKGAALTPISGATNISFQPTTSNNYYKVIVTNANGCTKASPATAITVNTTPPATITAQGPLTFCAGDSVTLVANSGAGLTYQWLRGVNNIAGATTGSYKAKIAGTYKVQVTSSAGCSKLSTGKKVVINCREGVESEENYTLSVYPNPSTGAFTLNYLSEDIIDANATIAIVDMMGRVVYSEAVEVIEGQLFKQVNMENQFAGGVYLVRLQMGEKSVVSKLLVE
- a CDS encoding flippase yields the protein MKIPNTRKDTNFLLKKSGIALTVKVGGIITQYLFVFTVARLLGPGVLGSFTLSFTVLQLLSILGLLGLDNLLTRKVAAAKAGNRPDEIKKAFQTALKITTFSSLLLSALLYFTSDLIAVQLFGKPQLAQHLRMMCFALAPFVIINIHASAFRGMKNMIGFTLFRAIIPLLNVLFILISWYASLSISPAMGYLFSSLIVLIFYVIAWRRFSADPTDTLLPESSGSWKEMVNESLPMMITGSIFFILNWIDNLVIGIYRTEAEVGIYDTAFKIAAISAVVLMAMNAIQGPTFAEFHSQNDLSKLRRSIYTSTRLLFYATLPFTLIIIVFPELILSLFGDEFISAGTALIILTIGNFFSTITGSVGILLQMTGHQRQYNIIILITAITSITMNILLVPEFGITGAAISSATAKIIQNFGGAYYVYKKFGFLSIYLPGIPRPKDIPTINQ